Proteins from a genomic interval of Lolium perenne isolate Kyuss_39 chromosome 1, Kyuss_2.0, whole genome shotgun sequence:
- the LOC127344923 gene encoding uncharacterized protein codes for MAKLPHSSFALDFLRRLLCADSARGGDIALRRGDDAAAAALREKQEEVASPARSPCIVARLMGLDAMPTPPQSPLLRRSRSASSAEGVSPPPPTPCCSPRPRVARATSASFSDRPTYLRRENDEFLLLSFSPDDAGDDDGLSAEYSPPSRRGADERKQRRERRRRRHGEPGRSRRLAAAAEECGMENSSPVSVLEAQEESSTTTTTSSSSMEEVDQAEQCSPTPDGGEIRLALSQVQGSRRNLPQSPLDDHGGHLPPEAPNTSRASNCSGRERRDRRAVNKAEAIAPAATGMWRIICRLVEDDVCGVKWGGRDESNIADEMESAILDQLICEETDELMQQAVV; via the exons ATGGCGAAGCTCCCGCACTCCTCCTTCGCGCTcgacttcctgcgccgcctcctctGCGCCGACAGCGCTCGCGGCGGCGACATTGCGCTGCGGCGCGGCGACGATGCCGCTGCCGCGGCGCTCCGGGAGAAACAGGAGGAGGTGGCGTCGCCGGCGAGGAGCCCCTGCATTGTGGCCAGGCTGATGGGGCTCGACGCGATGCCGACGCCGCCGCAGTCGCCCCTGCTGCGGCGGAGCCGGTCGGCGAGCTCCGCGGAGGGcgtgtcgccgccgccgcccacgccgtGCTGCTCGCCGCGGCCGAGGGTGGCCAGGGCGACGTCGGCGTCCTTCAGCGACAGGCCCACGTACCTGCGGCGCGAGAACGACGAGTTCCTGCTCCTCAGCTTCAGCCCCGACGACGCAGGCGACGACGATGGCCTGTCAGCGGAGTACTCGCCCCCTTCGAGGAGAGGCGCCGACGAGAGGAAACAGAGGCGGGAGCGCCGGAGGCGGCGGCATGGGGAGCCTGGCCGGAGCAGGAGGCTGGCCGCCGCGGCGGAGGAGTGCGGCATGGAGAACTCGAGCCCGGTCTCGGTGCTGGAGGCGCAAGAAgagtcgtcgaccaccaccaccacttcgtCGTCTTCCATGGAAGAAGTGGACCAAGCAGAGCAGTGCTCGCCCACCCCAG ATGGAGGAGAAATCCGGCTGGCACTGAGTCAGGTGCAAGGCTCAAGAAGGAACCTGCCGCAATCCCCCCTCGATGATCATGGTGGCCACCTGCCTCCCGAGGCACCAAACACCAGTCGTGCCTCCAATTGTTCAGGCAGGGAGAGGAGGGACAGGAGAGCCGTGAACAAGGCCGAGGCGATCGCCCCAGCTGCGACTGGGATGTGGCGAATCATCTGCAGACTTGTCGAGGACGATGTCTGTGGCGTGAAATGGGGAGGTAGGGATGAGAGCAACATTGCGGATGAGATGGAGTCAGCGATCCTTGATCAGCTCATATGTGAGGAAACAGATGAGCTAATGCAGCAAGCTGTGGTATGA
- the LOC139834962 gene encoding uncharacterized protein, translating to MDACTGVEQGGKRYWQRIEDLYHQLKPRTKSMADRSYRSLEGRWNIIKPACSRWSAAMDQVADNPPSGCVPEDYPKYAQQRYKDMAGSKNKEFQFQHCFSILQHLPKWKLRDNEPKCKKEALLTMDDEAEDMSGRNTGKPEGNKKAKERVKVELEAASFREKLDQLMKSKEALTMKMLETKLLITDKKSEVKLAKVQARREDAKLKAELDMKMIAAKEAKAMKELMAEEREIMMMRTDGMDEDQLQIAV from the exons atggatgcgtgcaccggagtggaacaaggcggcaagcgctattggcagcgcattgaggatctgtaccaccagctgaagcctcgcacgaagagtatggcggacagatcctaccgctcccttgaaggccgatggaacatcatcaagccggcttgttctcgttggagtgctgccatggatcaagtggccgacaaccctcctagtggatgcgtgccggaggactat cccaagtatgctcaacaacggtacaAGGACATGGCCGGCTCAAAGAACAAGGAATTTCAATTTCAACATTGCTTTTCCATCCTTCAACATCTTCCTAAATGGAAGTTGCGGGACAACGAGCCAAAGTGCAAGAAGGAGGCACTTCTCACCATGGATGATGAAGCAGAGGACATGAGTGGGAGAAACACCGGCAAGCCCGAgggcaacaagaaggccaaggagagggtCAAGGTAGAACTTGAAGCAGCTAGCTTCCGGGAGAAGTTGGATCAACTCATGAAGTCCAAGGAGGCATTGACGATGAAGATGTTGGAGACCAAGCTCCTCATCACCGACAAGAAGAGTGAGGTGAAGCTTGCCAAGGTGCAAGCAAGGAGGGAAGATGCCAAGTTGAAGGCCGAGCTTGACATGAAGATGATCGCAGCCAAAGAAGCCAAGGCCATGAAGGAGCTCATGGCTgaggagagggaaatcatgatgatgcgcaccgacggcatggacgaggatcagctg CAAATTGCtgtctaa